One genomic window of Enoplosus armatus isolate fEnoArm2 chromosome 19, fEnoArm2.hap1, whole genome shotgun sequence includes the following:
- the frk gene encoding tyrosine-protein kinase FRK isoform X2 — MEIRNRFASCWENFLGCFKKPNRSGGETGREEKSATVFENHGAVKNAEPDFHSKRCLPSLAVEKAGDYYIALYDYSARTGEDLSFNTGDTLEALDKSTGEWWFAKALDGVSASKQGYIPANYVAPVESIDAEPWYFPDTKRLDAEKMLLAGENQHGAFLIRNCESQRGELSLSVLDGGKVKHYKLKKLDNGHYFVSKTRSFQTLKELVEHYRRQSDGLCVRLSEPCKKMEAPQTHGLSYNTVDQWEIDRNSIKLLRKLGAGQFGEVFEGLWNETTAVAVKTLKPGTMDPEDFLREAQIMKRLRHAKLIQLYAVCTMEQPIYIITELMKNGSLLEYLQKDKGTTLRISDQIEMAAQVASGMAFLELQNYIHRDLAARNVLVGENNICKVADFGLARVFMVENENVYEAKEGTKFPVKWTAPEAIHENKFSIKSDVWSFGILLYEIMTFGQMPYPAMTNYQVVQRLPQGYRMACPPNCPKVMYDIMMDCWKENEQDRPTFETLQWKLEDFFDLDVTSYDDAGRY; from the exons ATGGAGATCAGGAACAGGTTTGCTTCGTGTTGGGAGAACTTTCTGGGATGTTTTAAAAAGCCGAACCGATCCGGAGGTGAGACCGGGCGTGAGGAGAAATCTGCCACCGTTTTTGAAAATCACGGTGCTGTTAAAAACGCAGAGCCGGACTTTCATTCAAAGAGATGTTTGCCGTCGCTCGCAGTGGAGAAAGCCGGGGACTATTACATCGCCCTGTATGATTACTCCGCCCGCACTGGGGAGGACCTGAGCTTCAACACTGGGGACACTTTGGAGGCTCTGGATAAGAGCACTGGTGAATGGTGGTTCGCGAAAGCCCTCGACGGGGTCTCGGCCTCCAAACAGGGATACATCCCCGCTAATTATGTGGCACCTGTGGAGAGCATTGATGCTGAACC ATGGTATTTCCCCGACACCAAGAGGCTGGATGCAGAGAAGATGCTGTTGGCTGGAGAGAACCAGCATGGCGCCTTCCTCATCAGAAACTGTGAAAGTCAGAGAGGGGAGCTCTCCCTATCAG TGCTGGACGGTGGGAAGGTGAAGCATTACAAGCTGAAAAAATTGGACAATGGTCACTACTTCGTGTCGAAGACTAGATCCTTTCAAACACTGAAGGAGTTAGTGGAACACTACCGCAGACAGTCCGACGGCCTCTGTGTACGTCTGAGCGAACCATGTAAAAAG ATGGAGGCTCCGCAGACTCACGGTCTGTCCTACAACACCGTGGACCAATGGGAGATTGACCGCAACTCCATCAAGCTGCTGAGGAAGCTGGGGGCCGGCCAGTTTGGAGAAGTGTTCGAGGGCCTGTGGAACGAAACCACGGCAGTCGCAGTGAAGACCCTCAAACCTG GTACCATGGACCCGGAGGACTTCCTGAGAGAGGCTCAGATCATGAAGAGGCTGCGTCATGCCAagctgatccagctgtacgCTGTCTGCACCATGGAGCAGCCCATCTACATCATCACAGAGCTGATGAAGAATGGCAGCCTGTTGGAGTACCTCCAGA AGGATAAGGGCACCACGCTGCGCATCTCTGACCAGATTGAGATGGCTGCCCAGGTGGCATCAGGCATGGCGTTCCTGGAGTTGCAGAACTACATCCACAGAGACCTGGCCGCCAGGAACGTCCTGGTGGGCGAGAACAACATCTGCAAGGTGGCCGACTTTGGCCTCGCCAGGGTCTTCATGGTGG agaatgaaaatgtgtatgaaGCCAAAGAAGGCACTAAATTCCCCGTGAAGTGGACCGCTCCAGAGGCCATCCACGAGAACAAGTTCAGTATCAAATCTGACGTCTGGTCCTTTGGGATTTTGCTGTATGAGATCATGACGTTTGGGCAAATGCCTTACCCAG CCATGACGAACTACCAGGTGGTCCAGAGGCTTCCCCAGGGCTACAGGATGGCGTGCCCCCCCAACTGCCCCAAAGTCATGTATGACATAATGATGGACTGCTGGAAGGAGAACGAACAGGATCGGCCCACATTCGAGACCCTGCAGTGGAAGCTGGAGGACTTCTTCGACCTGGACGTGACCTCCTATGACGACGCCGGCCGTTACTAA
- the frk gene encoding tyrosine-protein kinase FRK isoform X1, translating into MEIRNRFASCWENFLGCFKKPNRSGGETGREEKSATVFENHGAVKNAEPDFHSKRCLPSLAVEKAGDYYIALYDYSARTGEDLSFNTGDTLEALDKSTGEWWFAKALDGVSASKQGYIPANYVAPVESIDAEPWYFPDTKRLDAEKMLLAGENQHGAFLIRNCESQRGELSLSVLDGGKVKHYKLKKLDNGHYFVSKTRSFQTLKELVEHYRRQSDGLCVRLSEPCKKMEAPQTHGLSYNTVDQWEIDRNSIKLLRKLGAGQFGEVFEGLWNETTAVAVKTLKPGTMDPEDFLREAQIMKRLRHAKLIQLYAVCTMEQPIYIITELMKNGSLLEYLQKDKGTTLRISDQIEMAAQVASGMAFLELQNYIHRDLAARNVLVGENNICKVADFGLARVFMKENENVYEAKEGTKFPVKWTAPEAIHENKFSIKSDVWSFGILLYEIMTFGQMPYPAMTNYQVVQRLPQGYRMACPPNCPKVMYDIMMDCWKENEQDRPTFETLQWKLEDFFDLDVTSYDDAGRY; encoded by the exons ATGGAGATCAGGAACAGGTTTGCTTCGTGTTGGGAGAACTTTCTGGGATGTTTTAAAAAGCCGAACCGATCCGGAGGTGAGACCGGGCGTGAGGAGAAATCTGCCACCGTTTTTGAAAATCACGGTGCTGTTAAAAACGCAGAGCCGGACTTTCATTCAAAGAGATGTTTGCCGTCGCTCGCAGTGGAGAAAGCCGGGGACTATTACATCGCCCTGTATGATTACTCCGCCCGCACTGGGGAGGACCTGAGCTTCAACACTGGGGACACTTTGGAGGCTCTGGATAAGAGCACTGGTGAATGGTGGTTCGCGAAAGCCCTCGACGGGGTCTCGGCCTCCAAACAGGGATACATCCCCGCTAATTATGTGGCACCTGTGGAGAGCATTGATGCTGAACC ATGGTATTTCCCCGACACCAAGAGGCTGGATGCAGAGAAGATGCTGTTGGCTGGAGAGAACCAGCATGGCGCCTTCCTCATCAGAAACTGTGAAAGTCAGAGAGGGGAGCTCTCCCTATCAG TGCTGGACGGTGGGAAGGTGAAGCATTACAAGCTGAAAAAATTGGACAATGGTCACTACTTCGTGTCGAAGACTAGATCCTTTCAAACACTGAAGGAGTTAGTGGAACACTACCGCAGACAGTCCGACGGCCTCTGTGTACGTCTGAGCGAACCATGTAAAAAG ATGGAGGCTCCGCAGACTCACGGTCTGTCCTACAACACCGTGGACCAATGGGAGATTGACCGCAACTCCATCAAGCTGCTGAGGAAGCTGGGGGCCGGCCAGTTTGGAGAAGTGTTCGAGGGCCTGTGGAACGAAACCACGGCAGTCGCAGTGAAGACCCTCAAACCTG GTACCATGGACCCGGAGGACTTCCTGAGAGAGGCTCAGATCATGAAGAGGCTGCGTCATGCCAagctgatccagctgtacgCTGTCTGCACCATGGAGCAGCCCATCTACATCATCACAGAGCTGATGAAGAATGGCAGCCTGTTGGAGTACCTCCAGA AGGATAAGGGCACCACGCTGCGCATCTCTGACCAGATTGAGATGGCTGCCCAGGTGGCATCAGGCATGGCGTTCCTGGAGTTGCAGAACTACATCCACAGAGACCTGGCCGCCAGGAACGTCCTGGTGGGCGAGAACAACATCTGCAAGGTGGCCGACTTTGGCCTCGCCAGGGTCTTCATG aaagagaatgaaaatgtgtatgaaGCCAAAGAAGGCACTAAATTCCCCGTGAAGTGGACCGCTCCAGAGGCCATCCACGAGAACAAGTTCAGTATCAAATCTGACGTCTGGTCCTTTGGGATTTTGCTGTATGAGATCATGACGTTTGGGCAAATGCCTTACCCAG CCATGACGAACTACCAGGTGGTCCAGAGGCTTCCCCAGGGCTACAGGATGGCGTGCCCCCCCAACTGCCCCAAAGTCATGTATGACATAATGATGGACTGCTGGAAGGAGAACGAACAGGATCGGCCCACATTCGAGACCCTGCAGTGGAAGCTGGAGGACTTCTTCGACCTGGACGTGACCTCCTATGACGACGCCGGCCGTTACTAA
- the col10a1b gene encoding collagen alpha-1(X) chain — MDLRVTSILLVLLALAEATPERYYHVPKVSKTPYPVKSHAVVGQTGPPGPQGEPGPMGPPGSPGKSGTGHTGPQGPAGPPGPPGYSQSGKPGSPGGHGKPGSPGLPGERGASGATGPMGPRGAPGTPGTPGPAGFSSVGKPGPAGITGAMGPRGEPGLKGHPGIPGIPGSKGERGIGVPGVQGPPGAVGPMGPSGMPGKPGVGKSGAPGYPGEPGKGGMPGRDGTPGQMGMPGPKGHTGAPGTGASGKPGQNGTPGMPGPMGPKGPQGPAGQPGSPGMPGVGKTGEPGIPGSRGSPGTSGTTGQKGEPGPSGFTGQPGAPGPIGPAGPQGARGFQGEAGPHGPKGDIGMVGAPGPRGTKGEQGAQGFTGKPGVPGAVGPSGIPGHNGPQGQKGTQGHAGAPGLPGANGAPGLKGHTGSPGAPGKSGENGRPGPMGPSGPSGQSGPTGLKGHPGLPGPPGPAGLTAKGISGPHGAPGIPGARGQDGLPGPSGPPGPPGPPGEVIYHHEKSMPIKSHEVVMSHEMMKAPMSAFSAVLTRAYPSAATPIQFNQVLYNGEHHYDEHSGVFTCQIPGLYYFSYHVHVNGANALVALYKNEEPVVFTYDEYNKGFLDQMSGSAVLMLHAGDRVFVQVPDEESNGIFAADNVHCSFSGFLIAST; from the exons ATGGACCTGAGGGTAACAAGcatcctcctcgtcctcctaGCTTTGGCTGAGGCAACCCCTGAGAGGTACTACCATGTGCCAAAAGTGAGCAAGACTCCCTACCCTGTCAAGAGCCATG CCGTCGTAGGCCAGACAGGTCCTCCAGGTCCTCAGGGTGAGCCAGGACCAATGGGACCACCTGGATCTCCTGGAAAGAGTGGTACAGGACATACTGGACCACAAGGCCCAGCAGGACCTCCAGGACCCCCTGGCTACTCTCAATCAGGTAAACCTGGTTCCCCAGGTGGCCATGGAAAACCAGGTAGCCCTGGTCTCCCTGGTGAGAGAGGTGCTTCTGGTGCAACTGGACCAATGGGTCCCAGAGGTGCACCTGGTACACCTGGAACACCTGGACCTGCTGGATTTTCTTCTGTTGGAAAACCTGGACCAGCTGGAATCACTGGGGCAATGGGACCAAGAGGAGAGCCTGGTTTGAAGGGACATCCTGGTATTCCTGGTATTCCTGGCTccaaaggagagagaggcattGGAGTTCCTGGGGTTCAAGGACCACCAGGTGCAGTTGGACCAATGGGCCCATCTGGTATGCCAGGCAAACCTGGAGTTGGTAAATCTGGTGCCCCTGGCTATCCTGGAGAACCTGGCAAGGGTGGCATGCCAGGAAGAGATGGTACTCCTGGGCAAATGGGTATGCCAGGGCCAAAGGGTCACACAGGGGCTCCAGGCACAGGAGCATCAGGGAAACCAGGCCAGAATGGTACCCCAGGTATGCCTGGACCTATGGGGCCTAAAGGTCCACAGGGTCCTGCTGGTCAGCCAGGCTCCCCTGGCATGCCAGGTGTTGGCAAAACAGGTGAACCTGGAATACCAGGTAGCAGAGGATCCCCCGGTACTTCAGGAACCACTGGTCAGAAAGGAGAGCCAGGCCCAAGTGGTTTTACTGGTCAACCAGGCGCTCCTGGTCCTATTGGCCCAGCTGGACCACAAGGTGCAAGAGGATTCCAGGGTGAGGCAGGCCCACATGGACCCAAAGGCGACATTGGTATGGTAGGTGCACCTGGCCCAAGGGGAACCAAAGGTGAGCAGGGAGCTCAGGGTTTCACTGGAAAACCAGGAGTCCCTGGGGCAGTTGGTCCTTCAGGAATTCCAGGTCATAATGGTCCTCAGGGTCAAAAGGGTACACAAGGCCATGCTGGTGCCCCAGGACTCCCAGGTGCAAATGGCGCCCCAGGACTAAAAGGACACACAGGAAGTCCAGGAGCACCAGGAAAAAGTGGTGAAAACGGAAGGCCAGGACCCATGGGACCAAGTGGCCCCTCCGGCCAATCAGGTCCTACTGGGCTTAAGGGCCATCCAGGTCTTCCAGGCCCACCTGGTCCAGCTGGCCTGACAGCTAAGGGAATTTCTGGTCCTCACGGCGCACCTGGAATTCCAGGTGCCAGAGGTCAAGATGGTCTCCCAGGCCCATCCGGTCCTCCTGGTCCACCTGGCCCACCAGGAGAGGTGATTTACCACCACGAGAAGAGCATGCCAATCAAATCCCACGAGGTTGTGATGTCTCATGAGATGATGAAGGCCCCCATGTCCGCCTTCAGTGCTGTGCTGACCAGGGCCTACCCTTCAGCTGCAACCCCTATTCAGTTCAACCAGGTTCTGTACAATGGGGAGCACCATTATGACGAGCACAGTGGTGTGTTTACCTGCCAGATCCCAGGCCTCTACTATTTCAGCTATCATGTGCATGTCAATGGTGCCAATGCACTGGTGGCCCTCTACAAAAACGAGGAGCCAGTTGTTTTCACCTACGACGAGTACAACAAGGGCTTCCTGGATCAGATGTCAGGCAGTGCCGTTCTTATGCTGCATGCCGGTGACAGAGTCTTTGTTCAGGTGCCTGATGAGGAGAGTAATGGTATATTTGCAGCCGATAACGTTCACTGCTCTTTCTCTGGGTTCTTGATTGCCTCAACGTGA